The Amycolatopsis japonica nucleotide sequence ATCGCGGAACTGCCGGAGCACCCGTTCTTCCTGGCGACGCTGTTCCAGCCGGAACTCGCCGGCGACGGAACCCGGCCGCATCCGGTCGTCCGCGCCTTCGCTTCGGCCGCCACGGAGCACGCGAATCTGACCGTCCACAGTGGACACTGACGGTCGTCGTGGGCCGGATGGCCGCTGACACTGCGGAAGTGATCGACTACCGTGAGCCAAGGGGAGGGGCTCATGGAGAAGGGGGATTCCGCTCGGGGCACCGCGTTCAGGGCCGCTTTCGCGGTCGGCGAGTTCCGTGCGTTGTGGGCGGCCGAGGCGCTTTCGCAGGCCGGTGACCAGCTGGCCAGGGTCGCGTTGTCGGTGCTGGTCTGGGAAAGAACGGCGTCGGCCGGGCTGACCGGGCTCACCTACGGCCTGACGTATCTGCCGACGCTGATCGGCGGCACGCTGTTCGCCGGTCTGGCGGACCGGTATTCGCGGCGGACGGTGATGATCGTCTGCGACCTGGTGCGCGCGGCGATCGCGGCGCTGATGGCCGTCCCGGGGATACCGCTGCCGGTCCTGGCCGGACTGCTGGTGATCCTGACGATGGCGGGCGGTCCGTTCCGGGCGGCGCAGCTCGCGTTGCTCCCGGACGTCCTCGAAGGCGACCGGTACGTCGCCGGTCTCGCGGTCCGGACGATCACCATCCAAACGGCACAGCTGGCCGGATTCGGCGGTGGCGGACTGGTGATCGGGCTCGTGACGCCCTACTGGGGACTGGTGATCGACGCGGTGACCTTTGTGGTCTCGGCGCTGCTCGTGTCCGTCGGGGTGCGCCGCCGAGGGCCCGCCGCCACGGAATCTTCGGTGAAAAGCCGTGTGGCGCGGGCTTTCAGTGGCGAAGGCGCCAAGGAACTGTGGCAGGGCAAGGGAATCCGGGTGCTCTTCGGGTTGAAGATGCTCGCCGGGTTCGCCATCGCGCCGGAAGGGCTCGCGGCACCGCTCGCCGTCGGGCTCGGGGCGGGCAGTTTCGCGGTCGGACTTATTCTCGCGGCCGATCCGATCGGTTCGGTAATAGGTTCGTGGATCTTCACGAAATGGGTTCCGGCACGACGGAAAACGCGAATCGTCGGGATTCTCGCCATCGCATCCGTCGTTCCTTTGGTGTTCGTCTTCTTTCGCCCGTCATTACCCGTCTGCCTCGCGCTGATCGGGCTCAGCGGGGCCTTCGCGGCGCCGTACCACCTGCAGGCCGTCGCGTTGATGGCCCGCGCGGTGCCGGACGGCGTCCGGGCGCAGGTGATGGGCCTGACCTCGACGAGTTTGGTGACCGTGCAAGGAATCGGGATCATGCTCGCGGGCGGTCTCGCCCAGTTGACCGGTCCGTTCGTGGCCGTCGGGGTGGCCGCGACGGTGGCCGTCGCGTCGGCGGGACCGATGGCGATGGCGTGGAAACGGGCCATCGCCACCGGCCCCGATGTATGGCTCCCGGCCGGGAGCCGAACCGGCTGAATTGGTGGGATCAGTCCTCGCGACCGTTCATGATGGTCCTCCCTCCCACTGCTCCATCTGTGTGTTCCGGAAATGACTCGAGCCACCCTCAGTACTACCTCGGATACATTGAAATGTGTACGGAAGGGGGACCGGTGACGATGATTATGGGGGATGTCGAACTCGCCGGAGAAGGGGCCGGCACACGTCTGAGAGCCAGGGTCCGACGCTGGGAATTATGGTCCGGACCACGCGGTGTTCCCGCGGTTTTTCTTGTGGTGGAAGGCCTCGCGGCGGCAGTCGCCGTAATCGCCTTGCTCCGATCGAACTACGAGACTACGGAATTCGTCCGATTTGGATCACTGCTCGGCCTCGCTGTTCTGCAGGCCGAGCTTTCGCGTTCGGTGGAACGGTTGCGGCGCACGCTGTGCGACCGGCCGCATATCAACATGACTTCGGTGTGGACGTTCGCGGGGGTGCTCGTCCTGCCGTCCGGGCTCGCGCTCGCCCTCGGTCTGCTCATCTACCTGCATCTTTGGTTCCGGGTGTGGCGGGGGATGAGCCACCGCCCGGCCTACCGCGTCGTGTACTGCGCGGCGGCGATCGTGATCTCCTGCCTGGCCGCGGGGGCCATCGTCGCCGGCTGGAACGGACTGCCCGTCGGGTTCGCCGGCTCGCTCAAGATCGTCGAAGCGGCGGCAGTGTTCACCGTGGTCAACGCGTTCATCGTGGCGCTCTCGGTGTACCTGCACACCGGGGCGAGGTCGCTGCGGTCGCTGTTCGGCACCGGTGACGACAACCTGCTGGAGGTCACCACCCTGGTGCTCGGGACCTCGACCGCGCTGGGCATCGTGCACGCGCCCGCGCTCGTCCCGTTCGTGCTGCTCCCGGTGCTGGTGCTGCACCGCAGCGTGCTGGTGCGGCAACTGGAGATCGCGGCGAACATCGACGGCAAGACCGGCGTCCTGAACGCGCACGCGTGGCACGCGCTGAGCGAACGGGAGCTGTCGTCGGCGGCGAGGGCGAAGAGCAAACTCGGCGTGCTGATGCTCGATCTCGACCATTTCAAGCAGGTCAACGACGTCTACGGGCATCTCGCGGGCGACGTCGTGCTCAAGGTCGTCGCGAAGACGATCTCCGAGCACGTACGCGACTACGACTCCGTCGGCCGCTTCGGTGGCGAGGAGTTCGTCGTGCTGCTGCCCGGCGCGACGGAGACCGAGGTGCTCCCCGTGGCCGAGCGGGTCCGCCGGGCGGTGATGGCGATCGAGGTCGAGGTCGTGACCGCGTCGGGGCCCCGGGTCGTGCGAGGGCTTTCGGTGTCCATCGGCGCGGCGGTGTACCCGTCGGGCGGGACCGTCCTGGAGCGGCTGCTGCACGTCGCCGACTCCGCGCTCTACCAGGCGAAGAACAGTGGGCGGAACCGCGTCGTGTCCCTCGCGGCCGCCTGACCGCCTCGTGAGTGGTGAGGGCGGGCAGGGCACGTTGGTCGAAGGTCCGTGAAGGCCCCCTTGCCTACCCTCAAGGTAGGGAAGGAGGCCTTCACGGACTACGCGATCGCCACCGCAGCCCCAGCAACACCACCAGGCCCCGCAGTCGCAGCGGTGGCGCGTGAAGGCCCCCTTCACTGCGCTAGACGCAGTGAAGGAGGCCTTCACGTACTTCAGGGGCGAGCAAGGGTGCTACCAGGGCGAGTTCTCTTCGTCGTCCGGCGCTTCGTGACGCCGTTCCCGAGGGGCCTGCGGCGGAGGCGGAGCGTCGGTCGAGGCCGCCGGAGGTGCGGGCGGCGGCGGAGGCGGCTCTTCCTCCTCGATCTCGGGGAAGCGGCTGCGCAGGGTTCCGATCATCAGCGACCTGGTCTCCTGGTCCTCGTCGCCGAGTGATTCCTGCATGACCTCGGCGACCTGGCCCGCGATCCCGGCCTGCGCCTGGTGCATGGTCTGCAGGATCGCCCGCGACAGTTCCTCCAGCGGGTACGTCCTGGCCTTGTTCCCGAACTCGATGTCCGTCACGCCGCCGTCCGCCCCGACGGTGATCTTCACGGCGCCGTCGGAGCTGGACGCGGTCAGCCGGAGCTGCTCCGTCCGCTCCTGGGCGGCCGCGTACCGCTGGGCCTTCTCTTCCAGCCCGGCGGCCCATCGCTCCATTTTGCGCTGGGCCTCGTCCGGGTCCAGCATGAGTTCGCCGAGCTCGTTCGCGCCGGTCACTTCTTTCCTCCGATGTTCAAGGCGGAGAAGTCCGCTTTGAACGGTTCCGCGTTGGTCTTGTCACCGTCTACATAGGACTTGGCGGCGGTGCGGACGTTGTCGGCCGTCGCCTGAATCCCTTCCACGGCCGCCTTGATCGTCTCCGCCGCGCGTTCGCCCGCCGGGTTGACGATCGGCGGCAGGAACGCGCACAGCAGGCCGTACGCGTCCGCCGACATCGCCGAACCGGTCGCGGCGTGCGCGGTGTTCAGCCGGTCCACGAGCCCGTCGAGATGGCTCGCGTGCGCGGTCAGGTCGTCCGGGTCGACCTCGAACGAGGCCGTCACTTCCAGTCCTTGTTCTTCCAGTCGCCGATCACCGGCGGCGCCACGACCTCGTCGGCCGCGAAGAAGGACGGGTCGTCGGATTCGACGTAGTCGGCGACCTTGTGCTCCTTGTCGTCCTGGCCCTGACCCTTGCCGGCGCCGGGGGCCATCCCGCCCATCGGTCCCATGCCGCCGGGAGTACCGGGCTTGCCGCCGGACGCCGCCGCACGGGCCGCGGCCGCTTCGGCGTCCATCGCGCCCGCGCCGACGGCGCCGCCCATGCCGAGCGAGCCGGACGCCCGTCCGGCGCCACCGAGACCGCCGCCGCCCGCGCCACCCGCACCGGTGCCGCCGCCGCCGAAGCCACTGGTCCCGCCGGTGCCGCCACCGCCGGGGATGTTCGGCATGCCGAGTTTGGGCGCGTTGTACGGCGTGCCCTTGTACGAGTTGCCGTCGGGGAACGAGGGGCCGGTGAGCCGTTCGCCGATGCCGCCGGGTCGCGGAATGGGCGGGATGTTCGGCATGACCGGCCTCGGCCCGCCG carries:
- a CDS encoding MFS transporter — protein: MEKGDSARGTAFRAAFAVGEFRALWAAEALSQAGDQLARVALSVLVWERTASAGLTGLTYGLTYLPTLIGGTLFAGLADRYSRRTVMIVCDLVRAAIAALMAVPGIPLPVLAGLLVILTMAGGPFRAAQLALLPDVLEGDRYVAGLAVRTITIQTAQLAGFGGGGLVIGLVTPYWGLVIDAVTFVVSALLVSVGVRRRGPAATESSVKSRVARAFSGEGAKELWQGKGIRVLFGLKMLAGFAIAPEGLAAPLAVGLGAGSFAVGLILAADPIGSVIGSWIFTKWVPARRKTRIVGILAIASVVPLVFVFFRPSLPVCLALIGLSGAFAAPYHLQAVALMARAVPDGVRAQVMGLTSTSLVTVQGIGIMLAGGLAQLTGPFVAVGVAATVAVASAGPMAMAWKRAIATGPDVWLPAGSRTG
- a CDS encoding type VII secretion target, which codes for MTASFEVDPDDLTAHASHLDGLVDRLNTAHAATGSAMSADAYGLLCAFLPPIVNPAGERAAETIKAAVEGIQATADNVRTAAKSYVDGDKTNAEPFKADFSALNIGGKK
- a CDS encoding YbaB/EbfC family nucleoid-associated protein; translation: MTGANELGELMLDPDEAQRKMERWAAGLEEKAQRYAAAQERTEQLRLTASSSDGAVKITVGADGGVTDIEFGNKARTYPLEELSRAILQTMHQAQAGIAGQVAEVMQESLGDEDQETRSLMIGTLRSRFPEIEEEEPPPPPPAPPAASTDAPPPPQAPRERRHEAPDDEENSPW
- a CDS encoding GGDEF domain-containing protein codes for the protein MLRSNYETTEFVRFGSLLGLAVLQAELSRSVERLRRTLCDRPHINMTSVWTFAGVLVLPSGLALALGLLIYLHLWFRVWRGMSHRPAYRVVYCAAAIVISCLAAGAIVAGWNGLPVGFAGSLKIVEAAAVFTVVNAFIVALSVYLHTGARSLRSLFGTGDDNLLEVTTLVLGTSTALGIVHAPALVPFVLLPVLVLHRSVLVRQLEIAANIDGKTGVLNAHAWHALSERELSSAARAKSKLGVLMLDLDHFKQVNDVYGHLAGDVVLKVVAKTISEHVRDYDSVGRFGGEEFVVLLPGATETEVLPVAERVRRAVMAIEVEVVTASGPRVVRGLSVSIGAAVYPSGGTVLERLLHVADSALYQAKNSGRNRVVSLAAA